From Hymenobacter sedentarius, a single genomic window includes:
- a CDS encoding molybdopterin molybdotransferase MoeA yields MLSVAEAFARVLATAHPLPVETVPLPRAAGRILAENLVADRDFPPFNRVAMDGIAVAHAAWAAGQTEFEIEHTQYAGAPPQPLQNPHAAVEVMTGAVLPPGTDVVVRYEDILLADNRATIQIPPPPAPGVNIHGQAADRRQGNVLLAPGTRLGPAELAVAATIGAAEIAVTRAPRLAVISTGDELVGISETPQPHQIRRSNAYALQALFTQVGADVSLFHLPDDREELSLGLTNILGADFDAVVLSGAVSKGRADHLPGLLRELGVKEIFHEVNQRPGKPMWFGARAEGPVVFGLPGNPVSTFLTACRYVRPWLRACMQPAEASEQAATAETPAPAVLTVDINFKPQLAHFVPVRLTVDAEGRRLATPLRVGGSGDLAGLLGATAFLELPPEPAVFPAGSVWPAWAL; encoded by the coding sequence ATGCTCTCCGTTGCCGAAGCCTTTGCCCGCGTGCTAGCCACCGCCCACCCGCTCCCCGTCGAAACCGTGCCCCTCCCCCGCGCCGCCGGCCGCATCCTGGCCGAAAACCTGGTGGCCGACCGCGACTTTCCGCCCTTCAACCGGGTGGCGATGGACGGCATAGCGGTAGCGCACGCCGCCTGGGCCGCGGGCCAGACCGAGTTTGAAATTGAGCACACGCAGTACGCCGGCGCTCCGCCCCAGCCGCTGCAGAACCCGCACGCCGCGGTAGAAGTAATGACCGGCGCCGTCCTGCCGCCCGGCACCGACGTGGTGGTGCGCTACGAAGACATTTTGCTGGCCGACAACCGCGCCACCATCCAGATTCCGCCGCCCCCCGCGCCCGGCGTCAACATCCACGGCCAGGCCGCCGACCGCCGCCAGGGTAACGTATTGCTCGCTCCCGGCACGCGCCTGGGCCCCGCCGAACTGGCTGTAGCCGCCACCATAGGTGCCGCCGAAATAGCCGTAACCCGCGCCCCGCGCCTCGCCGTCATCAGCACGGGCGACGAGCTGGTGGGCATCAGCGAAACGCCCCAGCCGCACCAAATCCGACGTTCCAATGCATACGCGCTGCAGGCCCTGTTCACCCAAGTCGGGGCCGACGTTTCGCTGTTTCACCTTCCCGACGACCGGGAGGAGCTAAGCCTGGGCCTGACCAACATCCTCGGCGCAGACTTCGATGCCGTGGTGCTGAGCGGTGCCGTGAGCAAGGGCCGCGCCGACCACCTGCCCGGCCTGCTGCGCGAGCTGGGCGTGAAGGAAATCTTCCACGAGGTAAATCAGCGCCCCGGCAAGCCCATGTGGTTTGGCGCGCGCGCCGAAGGGCCCGTGGTGTTCGGCCTGCCGGGAAATCCGGTTTCAACTTTCCTCACGGCCTGCCGCTACGTGCGGCCCTGGCTGCGCGCCTGCATGCAGCCCGCTGAAGCTTCCGAACAGGCCGCTACTGCCGAAACGCCCGCGCCTGCCGTGCTCACTGTCGACATCAACTTCAAGCCCCAGTTGGCACACTTCGTACCCGTGCGCCTGACGGTGGATGCGGAAGGGCGCCGGCTGGCGACGCCGCTGCGCGTCGGTGGTTCTGGTGACTTAGCAGGCTTGCTGGGGGCAACTGCGTTTCTGGAGCTGCCGCCGGAGCCGGCTGTGTTTCCTGCGGGCAGCGTGTGGCCCGCGTGGGCTTTATAA
- the moaC gene encoding cyclic pyranopterin monophosphate synthase MoaC yields MLTKNFTHVNAANQPTMVDVGAKAPTRRVARARCRVVLGAELLSRVQAGEMPSHKGPVLHTAILAGIMGAKRTSELIPLCHPLGLDDCKVTIEADGPDALRVECTAVVTGRTGVEMEALTGATVAALTIYDMCKAFSHDITIDSVQLVEKTGGKRDFHRAENL; encoded by the coding sequence ATGCTAACCAAGAATTTCACCCACGTAAACGCCGCCAACCAGCCCACCATGGTCGATGTGGGGGCCAAAGCGCCCACTCGCCGCGTGGCGCGCGCCCGCTGCCGGGTGGTGCTGGGCGCCGAATTATTGAGCCGGGTGCAGGCCGGCGAAATGCCCTCGCACAAGGGCCCGGTGCTGCACACGGCCATCCTGGCGGGCATCATGGGGGCCAAGCGCACTTCGGAACTCATCCCGCTGTGCCACCCGCTGGGCCTCGATGATTGCAAGGTCACCATCGAGGCCGATGGCCCCGATGCCCTGCGCGTGGAGTGCACAGCCGTGGTAACGGGCCGCACCGGCGTGGAGATGGAAGCCCTGACCGGCGCCACCGTAGCGGCCCTCACCATCTACGACATGTGCAAGGCGTTTTCGCACGACATCACCATCGATAGCGTGCAGCTTGTGGAGAAAACCGGCGGCAAGCGCGACTTCCATCGCGCCGAAAATTTGTAA